A genomic window from Bubalus bubalis isolate 160015118507 breed Murrah chromosome 11, NDDB_SH_1, whole genome shotgun sequence includes:
- the HAUS2 gene encoding HAUS augmin-like complex subunit 2 isoform X3 produces MVHLLELAVTFIERLEDHLETIRNIPHLDADLKKMSTALAKMDILVTETEELAENILKWREQQKEVSSYIPKILAEKNSLHKHDVIVPPLPLTSKVNVQTINAK; encoded by the exons ATGGTACATTTGCTGGAATTGGCAGTAACTTTCATTGAGCGATTAGAAGATCATCTTGAAACAATTAGAAATATCCCTCATTTAGATGCAGATCTAAAGAAAATG AGCACAGCTTTAGCAAAGATGGATATATTGGTGACTGAGACAGAAGAACTGGCAGAGAATATACTCAAGTGGCGAGAACAACAAAAGGAAGTTTCCTCTTATATCCCCAAAATATTAGCTGAAAAAAATTCTCTTCATAAACATGATGTTATAGTGCCTCCTTTACCTCTTACTTCTAAAGTTAATGTTCAAACTATTAATGCCAAGTAA